From the genome of Clarias gariepinus isolate MV-2021 ecotype Netherlands chromosome 28, CGAR_prim_01v2, whole genome shotgun sequence, one region includes:
- the LOC128516144 gene encoding histone H3, whose translation MARTKQTARKSTGGKAPRKQLATKAARKSAPATGGVKKPHRYRPGTVALREIRRYQKSTELLIRKLPFQRLVREIAQDFKTDLRFQSSAVMALQEASEAYLVGLFEDTNLCAIHAKRVTIMPKDIQLARRIRGERA comes from the coding sequence ATGGCAAGAACCAAGCAGACCGCGCGTAAATCCACCGGCGGTAAGGCGCCTAGGAAGCAGCTCGCCACCAAAGCTGCCCGTAAGAGCGCGCCGGCTACCGGCGGTGTGAAGAAGCCTCACCGCTACAGGCCCGGCACTGTGGCTCTGAGGGAGATTCGCCGTTACCAGAAGTCTACCGAGCTGCTCATCCGTAAGCTGCCGTTCCAGCGCCTGGTGAGAGAAATCGCCCAGGACTTCAAAACCGATTTGCGCTTTCAGAGCTCGGCTGTCATGGCCCTGCAGGAGGCGAGCGAGGCCTATCTCGTCGGTCTGTTCGAAGACACCAATCTGTGCGCTATTCACGCCAAGAGAGTGACCATCATGCCCAAGGACATTCAGCTGGCCCGCCGTATTCGTGGAGAGCGCGCTTAA
- the LOC128516171 gene encoding histone H2B-like, with protein sequence MPEPAKTAPKKGSKKAVTKTAGKGGKKRRKSRKESYAIYVYKVLKQVHPDTGISSKAMGIMNSFVNDIFERIAGESSRLAHYNKRSTITSREIQTAVRLLLPGELAKHAVSEGTKAVTKYTSSK encoded by the coding sequence ATGCCTGAGCCAGCCAAGACCGCCCCCAAGAAGGGCTCGAAGAAAGCCGTGACTAAGACCGCCGGCAAAGGAGGTAAGAAGCGCAGAAAGTCCAGGAAGGAGAGCTACGCCATCTACGTGTACAAAGTCCTGAAGCAGGTTCACCCCGACACGGGCATTTCGTCCAAAGCGATGGGAATCATGAATTCGTTCGTTAACGACATCTTCGAGCGCATTGCCGGTGAGTCCTCTCGTCTGGCTCACTACAACAAACGCTCCACAATCACTTCCAGGGAGATCCAGACCGCCGTGCGCCTGTTGCTGCCCGGTGAGTTGGCCAAGCACGCCGTGTCCGAGGGCACCAAGGCCGTGACTAAATACACCAGCTCCAAGTAA